The sequence below is a genomic window from Draconibacterium halophilum.
CCGCCTATTTTGTAGGCCTGAACCAAATATCCGAATCCAGTGTCTCCTTTTTCCAATCCAATCATTTTATTTGATTTTAAAGTTACAAATGCAAACTAAATCTTATTTACATATCCCAAAGAATTTTATCGCCCAACAACACAAAAGCGGCACTTAACATCAACTTTTGGAGAGTAATGCGGTCAGGAAATAGATATGGTTGTTCATCTTTACTATCGTGCATTTTATCGATTGAACTTTTATAGAACGAAAATCAAGCTTATTTTTTACTTTTATTGAGTAATGACAGAGCAACTACAACATATTATTTGGCAAGCCCAACGTTCGAAAACAATCCGTATCGCTTACCATATTGTTTTCTGGATAATTGTTGGTTTTTTCTATTTCCTTATCTTTAACTGGAACAGTGAGTTCCCTGAGGTCTCCATTATCTTCACCATTGGGTTATTACCAGTTGCAGTGTTAACAAGCTCTGTTTTCAACTACCTTTTAATTCCTAAATACCTTGGCAACAAACGTTACGTCACTTTTCTATCCCTCAGTCTTTTTACCCTGCTCATTTCAACCTGGTTGTCGTTTCTGATTGTTTTTTATGCGCTAATCCATATATTAAACACTAAAGCATCGCTGGAACCTGCTGTTTTACATCCCGAACTCCAGGTAGTTTCATTGAATTTTATCGTGTTTTTTGCCATTGCCGTAAAACAGATAAAACGAGCCTTCTTCATGCAACAGGAAAAGAATGAGCTGGAACGTAAAAAACTCAATACCGAATTAAAGTTAAAAGATGCCGAACTAAAATTGCTAAAAGCCCAGATCCATCCTCACTTTCTGTTCAACACCTTGAACAATCTTTACGGGTTAACAATGGAAAAATCGGACGAAGCCCCGGGATTGGTGCTTCGTCTTTCCGATATTCTTGATTATATTCTGTACCGCTGCAATGAAAAACGGGTATTGCTGTTTGATGAGATTACGAATCTGCAAAACTACATTGCCATAGAGAAACTAAGGTACTCGGAGAAATTGAGCATTAAAGTTGATTTCCCGGAAGATACCAATAACCTGCAAATTGCGCCCTTACTCCTTTTACCTTTTGTTGAAAATGCATTTAAACACGGGGTTAGTCAAAATCCAGGATCGGCGCAGATTTCAACAAGTTTAAAAACCCGGCATACGACCTTGGAATTCAAAATCGAAAACTCAAAAAATCCGGCAATGCAAGCTATCGCCAATTCATCAAAAGGAATTGGGCTGAATAATGTAAAAAAAAGGCTGGAATTGCTCTACCCAAAAAAACACAAGCTGGAGATCGACAACAAAGAAGCTACTTTTTCAGTAACTTTATCATTAGAATTAGCTTAATAATGTACCGCTGCATCATCATAGACGACGAGCCTATTGCCATTCGGGTTATTCGGAAACACCTCTCGGTTTTCACCGATTTTGAGGTTGTTGCCGAGTGCAGCAATGCATTGGAAGCTATGCCCATTCTGCAAAAGGAAGCTATCGATTTGTTATTTTGCGATATACAGATGCCACAAATAACGGGTGTCGATTTCATCCGCTCTTTGACGCGTGCACCCAAAGTTATTTTTACTACCGCCTACCGCGATTATGCCATCGACGCCTTCGAATTGAACGTGGTAGACTACCTGTTAAAACCCATATCGTTCGAGCGCTTCACCAAAGCCATTAACCATTTTCTGGAATTACAAGCACCTACAACCAATTCAGCAACATCTCCCGAAAAAGATAGTTCAAGCCGCGATTTTATCTTTCTGAAGGCCGACAAAAAACATCACAAAGTAAATCTGACCGACATCCTGTATTTCGAGAGCCTTGGCGATTACGTGATTGCCTACACCTGCGATCAGAAAATTGTAACCAAAGAGCGTATCAGTCATCTTCAGAATACACTCCCGGCTAAACGATTTATTCAAATTCACCGTGGTTACATTATTTCTATCGAAAAAATAGAATCGATTGGTGCGGGCTTTGTAGAAATTGGGCAAAAGAAACTTCCTGTTGGTAGAAATTATAAACCCGATGTGCAGAAGTTATTGTCGAATCACTAAACGTTTCAAATTCCATTCAACTTATTAAACTCCTAAAAACAAAAAAACGGAAGAGCCTAAACTCCTCCGTTTCCTATATTTTTTCAGTTTTTATAACAAAAACTATACGCTTATTCTAACATTAGTCGTTTTGAGCCATGTTCGGATTGGCATCCAACTCCCTTTGAGGAATACGGAACATCCAATCGTCATTTACACTTGGTCTGTCCTGCTTATAACCGTCTAAATAAAGGTCAGGGTTCGCACCTGATCCTGTAAGGTCAAGCTCCTCATCGTTTCTCAACATATCGAACCAACGATGTCCTTCAAGGAATAACTCAAATCTTCTTTGCAGCAGAATTTCATCAATAAGCGCCTGACCTGTATTGGTTGATTTTTCGTAATCTGCATCTCTTGCCGATACCAACTCGAACAATACATCTGCCGCAGCACTACTATTGTCGTGAGCCAGCGCTTCGGCCTCAATTAAATACATTTCGGCAGCACGCATATGAAGTACGTCCATTGGGCTAATAGTAGGACCATCAGCCTGTTGCAATTTAATATGCAGATAAGGCACCATGTTATGTCTGCTCGAGTTATCTACAATGTCACGATACTCAGCAACAGCTTCATCGTATTCCTCTTCACTTGCATAACGTCCTGCATTTTCACCACTATCCCAATCATCAAATGTACTTGGACAATCGGCCAGAATAAGGTCTCTCCGATAATCAGTCTCCGACATCTGGTTGTACAAGTTATGGTTCATGAATTTTGGATTACTTCTGTTCTGCGATCCATTAAAGTTATTTGAACAATAATAGAAATAAGAATAGTAGTAAGAAGTTTGATCCTGAATCATTTTAGAACCCCACATCCACTCCGGATTGCTTATTGAGTTAAATCCTGATTTGTATTCTGATTCACTCATTAACGGATAATCCTGGCGGGCGGCATTTGCATAAGAAGCAGCATTAGGCCAGTCGCCGATAGTTAAATAAACTCTTGCGGCAATACCTCGTGCTACATCAATATTCAAATGAGATAAATCATTACGTGATGTTGCACCTTCAAAATGGCTAAAAGCAGTTGTAAGGTCGGTAATAATCTGATCGTATACTTGCTGAACGGTATTACGTTCCAATCCTTCGTAAGGAGGTTCGGTAGCGAGCATAATTGGTAC
It includes:
- a CDS encoding sensor histidine kinase, whose product is MTEQLQHIIWQAQRSKTIRIAYHIVFWIIVGFFYFLIFNWNSEFPEVSIIFTIGLLPVAVLTSSVFNYLLIPKYLGNKRYVTFLSLSLFTLLISTWLSFLIVFYALIHILNTKASLEPAVLHPELQVVSLNFIVFFAIAVKQIKRAFFMQQEKNELERKKLNTELKLKDAELKLLKAQIHPHFLFNTLNNLYGLTMEKSDEAPGLVLRLSDILDYILYRCNEKRVLLFDEITNLQNYIAIEKLRYSEKLSIKVDFPEDTNNLQIAPLLLLPFVENAFKHGVSQNPGSAQISTSLKTRHTTLEFKIENSKNPAMQAIANSSKGIGLNNVKKRLELLYPKKHKLEIDNKEATFSVTLSLELA
- a CDS encoding LytR/AlgR family response regulator transcription factor translates to MYRCIIIDDEPIAIRVIRKHLSVFTDFEVVAECSNALEAMPILQKEAIDLLFCDIQMPQITGVDFIRSLTRAPKVIFTTAYRDYAIDAFELNVVDYLLKPISFERFTKAINHFLELQAPTTNSATSPEKDSSSRDFIFLKADKKHHKVNLTDILYFESLGDYVIAYTCDQKIVTKERISHLQNTLPAKRFIQIHRGYIISIEKIESIGAGFVEIGQKKLPVGRNYKPDVQKLLSNH
- a CDS encoding RagB/SusD family nutrient uptake outer membrane protein — translated: MKTKYKILTFSLIFAFALGLSSCSEDFLQTVPTDSVSTEIALGTTDNMMLALNGVHRAMYAQNGRISNYAGEQFMIPTAEYGASDALHSTTGNGWHRARLQWNMHTNATRTDVSFVWYHYYNVIGSVNNIINAAEELQPSDELDNVLGQAYTYRAWAHFNLVRYFGKAYMIGNPSSDLGVPIMLATEPPYEGLERNTVQQVYDQIITDLTTAFSHFEGATSRNDLSHLNIDVARGIAARVYLTIGDWPNAASYANAARQDYPLMSESEYKSGFNSISNPEWMWGSKMIQDQTSYYYSYFYYCSNNFNGSQNRSNPKFMNHNLYNQMSETDYRRDLILADCPSTFDDWDSGENAGRYASEEEYDEAVAEYRDIVDNSSRHNMVPYLHIKLQQADGPTISPMDVLHMRAAEMYLIEAEALAHDNSSAAADVLFELVSARDADYEKSTNTGQALIDEILLQRRFELFLEGHRWFDMLRNDEELDLTGSGANPDLYLDGYKQDRPSVNDDWMFRIPQRELDANPNMAQND